AATGGCTGACTGGGCTCTAACAGGAATACATAGCCGTGACAGGGGGATGGAAAGTGACGGAGACGATGATTGCCATTATACTTGGCATTGTGGAAGGCATGACGGAGTTTTTACCTGTTTCATCGACAGGACATATGATTTTAGTGGGCAATATGCTGCATTTTGAAGGTGAATTTGCCAGCGTATTTGAGGTGTTTATTCAATTAGGCGCCATACTGTCTATCTTGTTTCTATATCGTGACAAATTTATGCGCATGATCAAGCCGGGGCGGCTTAACATACACCGCAGCGGCCTAACGCTGTCCCATGTGGCGGCCGGGATTGTGCCGGTCATGATTATTGGCTATTTGCTGCATAAACCGATTAAGGAATACCTGTTTTCGCCGGCGACGGTGATTATCGGCCTGATAGCCGGGTCTGTTTTGATGCTGGTGGCGGAAAAGGTGGCAAAAAGACCGGTGGCCCGCAGTGTGGAAAATA
This DNA window, taken from Propionispora vibrioides, encodes the following:
- a CDS encoding undecaprenyl-diphosphate phosphatase — encoded protein: MTETMIAIILGIVEGMTEFLPVSSTGHMILVGNMLHFEGEFASVFEVFIQLGAILSILFLYRDKFMRMIKPGRLNIHRSGLTLSHVAAGIVPVMIIGYLLHKPIKEYLFSPATVIIGLIAGSVLMLVAEKVAKRPVARSVENITVRQAFWVGLFQVLALWPGFSRSGSTLSGGLFFGLSRTAAADFSFIIAVPLMMVACFYDLLKVISHLSVDNLHMLAIGFVISFVVAYGSVVWFLKFLNKSTLASFAYYRLVLAAVSYYYFFMN